One part of the Drosophila teissieri strain GT53w chromosome 3R, Prin_Dtei_1.1, whole genome shotgun sequence genome encodes these proteins:
- the LOC122622076 gene encoding S-phase kinase-associated protein 2, whose amino-acid sequence MSNRKHRGCENMENLCPVTRKRSTNKNPVSVVSALVSTTKSSHYEHPSSPSSLTFEALEEMGIGMLDSEESSSSTLSAIALAVSASVTSDDNSNETTPYASVPRMAHQLQHTQRLSMGATGDTTLDSHAVEDSLAMCRKSAENQQILAQVKRSEGSSNSNSPSKRLRNPLVAVTCNSQIDGTASLNFQPSTSRLAQGCMAKQPSSAQITTRKIPRDGFFVFRTPAMSAHISSGINYFERLSDEILLDIFKWLPKKTLLRMAAVCRRFNRCSHDDTLWTRLDLGLRTIRPGALEKIVRRGVLVIRLAQTSIQEPAFAPLTEEFTVRLQYLDLSMASITRSSLLRLLSHCRHLKKISLENTELDDNICQEVAKNEALEAVNLTMATGLTANSVRLIMKSLTSLSSLNISWTDLSADAVTALVTHISSNVIRLNIAGCRRVLFDSHVATLQNRCPQLLELDLSDCNSLTPTVITAIMKFKMLEYLSVSRCYLIPATKFIELKSMPSLTYLDIFGMLSDAAMEVLEKQLPKMGINKFIHSSVSRPTVGTRRTSIWGLRTRD is encoded by the exons ATGAGCAATCGCAAACATAGAGGCTgcgaaaatatggaaaatttgTGCCCGGTGACCAG AAAGCGCTCGACCAATAAGAACCCCGTCTCTGTTGTGAGCGCTCTAGTTTCCACCACGAAGTCATCGCACTACGAGCACCCTTCCTCGCCCTCGTCACTTACTTTTGAGGCCCTAGAAGAAATGGGAATCGGAATGCTGGACTCCGAAGAAAGCAGCTCCTCAACCCTTTCGGCCATCGCTTTGGCGGTTAGTGCTAGTGTCACCAGCGACGACAACTCCAACGAGACGACTCCGTACGCCAGTGTTCCTCGCATGGCGCACCAGCTACAGCATACACAGCGACTAAGCATGGGAGCTACGGGGGATACCACACTAGACAGCCATGCTGTGGAGGATTCACTGGCGATGTGCCGCAAATCGGCCGAGAACCAGCAGATTCTGGCGCAGGTCAAGCGCTCTGAAGGTAGCAGCAATTCAAACTCGCCCAGCAAACGTTTGCGCAACCCCCTGGTCGCAGTCACCTGTAACAGTCAGATTGATGGCACGGCTTCGCTCAATTTTCAGCCATCAACCAGCCGGTTGGCGCAAGGTTGCATGGCAAAACAGCCCTCGTCAGCGCAGATCACGACCCGAAAGATTCCCAGGGACGGTTTCTTTGTGTTCCGCACCCCGGCCATGAGTGCCCACATCAGCAGCGGCATAAACTACTTTGAAAGACTTTCAGACGAAATACTACTGGACATCTTTAAGTGGCTTCCGAAGAAGACGCTGCTGCGCATGGCTGCTGTTTGTCGACGCTTTAACCGCTGCTCCCACGATGACACTTTGTGGACAAGACTGGATTTGGGTTTGCGGACCATTAGACCAGGTGCCCTCGAGAAAATTGTTAGGCGGGGGGTCCTTGTAATACGTCTGGCCCAGACCAGT ATCCAGGAGCCCGCATTTGCCCCATTAACAGAAGAGTTTACAGTGCGACTACAATATCTTGACCTGAGTATGGCCTCTATCACGCGAAGCTCACTGCTCAGACTATTGTCCCACTGCCGTCATCTAAAGAAAATAAGCCTAGAGAATACTGAGCTCGATGACAACATCTGTCAAGAGGTCGCAAAGAATGAAGCTTTGGAGGCGGTTAATCTGACTATGGCTACCGGCCTAACGGCCAACAGTGTTCGTCTAATAATGAAGTCTCTTACCAGCTTAAGCAGCTTGAACATATCTTGGACTGACCTAAGTGCGGATGCTGTCACGGCGTTGGTTACCCACATTTCTTCAAACGTAATTCGGCTAAATATTGCTGGCTGTCGCCGCGTTTTGTTTGACTCCC atgTAGCAACGCTGCAAAACCGCTGCCCTCAGTTGTTGGAGCTTGATCTATCTGATTGCAATAGTCTAACCCCAACAGTCATTACTGCAATTATGAAGTTCAAGATGCTGGAATATTTGTCCGTTTCCCGATGTTATCTTATTCCTGCAACCAAATTTAT TGAACTTAAGAGTATGCCCTCGTTAACCTATTTAGACATTTTTGGAATGCTGTCGGACGCTGCAATGGAAGTCCTTGAGAAACAACTTCCAAAAATGGGTATAAACAAATTCATTCACAGTTCGGTATCCCGACCGACTGTTGGCACGCGACGCACCTCCATTTGGGGTCTTCGCACGCGCGACTAA
- the LOC122622078 gene encoding uncharacterized protein LOC122622078, translating to MKVQLALTSLLVISWGLALAYDGDGQPGCKTQAELDIAVFRNNWDATSYWKCETLNKPAIEIKCPSDTGFMDSLKNCVNWEEWEWEKPVEPISEADQ from the coding sequence ATGAAGGTTCAGCTCGCTCTAACCTCTCTACTGGTGATTTCGTGGGGTCTCGCCCTTGCCTATGATGGTGACGGACAGCCGGGTTGCAAGACTCAAGCCGAGCTAGACATTGCCGTTTTTCGCAACAATTGGGATGCCACATCGTATTGGAAGTGTGAGACACTTAACAAACCAGCCATTGAAATTAAGTGTCCCAGCGATACAGGATTCATGGATAGTCTGAAGAACTGCGTCAACTGGgaggaatgggaatgggaaaaaCCAGTGGAGCCCATCAGTGAAGCGGATCAGTGA